The genomic segment CAACTCAATTCTTTCTATACTTTGATGGAGATACTCCAAACTGTTTCTTAAAAACATAACTAAAATAATTAGCTTCTGGATATCCAACTTTTTCCGCTATCATGTATGTCTTATCATCTGTTGTATTCAAAAGTTTAACAGCTTCTTCTAAACGTGTTGCTGTGAGATAATTTACGAAGCTTGTTCCTGTTTCCTTCTTAAACATTGTAGAAAAATATGTTGGACTAACATGCAATTTAGAACATAATTTTTCTACTGAAACATCATAATCACTATAATTTTCTTTTATATATTGTTTTGCTTTTTCAATAAGCATCATAGATGAATTGATTCGCTCTCTTTTAATATAACTATTTATCCTAATAGCTTTTTCTATAATCCATTTTTTGACTTCATGAATAGAATTAAAGGATTCTAAATAACTGTATGCATTAAAATTTTCACCAAAAATTTCTTCTATATCAAATGCATATGTTTGAACCAGTTTTAAAAGTGATGTCATAATTTCCATAAGATAAATTCTATATTGATTAAAAGGCAATAATAAATCTTCTGTTTTCTTAAACAAACTATCAATTGCCTCTGAAATTTCATCCTCTGAAGAAATTTTTATTGCATTTAACATTGATCGTTCTTCTTTCTCATCAAGTTGTAGCTGGATTGAATTATCTGGCTCTACATCATCAATATAAATAGCCTTTCCAGCTCCTAATATAAATCTATAATCTAATGCATTTTGTGCAGTTCTATATGAAAAACGTATTTGCGAAGGATTACTATAAACATACCCTATTCCGGCAGATATTGTTAACCCCATAATTCTCTTATAAACCTTACAAACCTCATTTATGCCTTTTATAAATAATAATATATCTTCCTTTTTTTCAAAGTTACCCATAACTATTACCATGCCAGAATAAATAAAGCTAATAAATTTACAATACTTACCCATATTTTCATCTACAATTTTCTTAATAGAAATTGGTGTAAGTGCTGATTCCTTTTGCCCTGAAAAACTATTTAAGTTTTCTTCAAAGGATAGTGTGCCATCTGCCTGAATAATCCCTACTGTTAAATACTTATACTTGAAGTCTATTCCCAGCTCCTCCATTTGTTCATGCCATTGTTCTTCATTTATCCTGCCTTCAATTGCACCAACTAAAAATTGTTCTCTAATTACTGGCAGACTTTTAATATAATGCTTATAAAGTGTTTCTAAATTTCTTTTTTCATTATATTCACGATCAAGCTGTTCTTTTAACCTCACTAAAACTTCTATAAGTTCTGCGGAGTTAATCGGTTTCAAAACATATTCAACTACATTTATCTTTATTGCTTTATGAGCATACTCAAAATCATCACATCCTGAAAATACAATAATTTTTGTAGATGGCATTAATTCTACCAACTTCTTTCCTAGTTCCAACCCATCCATAAATGGCATTTTAATATCCGTCATTATAACATCTGGTTGTAGTTTTTCTGCTTTTTCTAAGGCATCTTGTCCATTCTCAGCATCACCAACAACTATAAATCCATTGTATTCCCAATCAATCTTTTTTATAATTCCAAGACGTATCTCTTCTTCATCATCCACAATCATAATTCTATATAAATTCATTTAACTACCTCCGATAGATGGATTATTTAATAAGACACATGAAAATAAATAACAATTAGAACTGCCATGAATATTTTTTATTAGCCAAGGAGACAAATTACTCTCATATCAGGTCTATTAGGGCACTTTGGCAATAAAATATGATTAAAAAATACTGACAGATAGATTTGTTATTTTTTGATTATGCCTAAATACTATTATACATTATGTATTAAATTATTACTAGCACGAGTACCAAATACGCCCAAATCATTTATTATTTAGAAAATAAATAAAATACAGGCAAATCTCTAGCTAAAAAACTAATGATTTACCTGCATTTTATTTATTCAATAATTATTTTCTTCTGTATTTTGCCATATCTATTGCAACTGCAACTGCTATTATGATACCTTTTATAACTTGTTGCCACATAGGACTTACAGCTATAAATTGTAATCCATATTGGATAACGGTAAAGATTAGAACACCACTTACTATTCCACCAACTTTACCAACACCACCATTTAATGAAACACCACCTACAACGCACGCTGCGATTGCATCAAGCTCATAACCATTACCATAGTTATTTGTTGCACCAGCTGTTCTAGCTGCTTCAAGTACACCACCAACACCATATAAAAGTGATGCAAATATGAATATACCCATAATAGTTGCAAATACATTTACTCCAGAAACTACTGCTGCTTCACGGTTACCACCAATAGCATATACATTCTTACCGAATACAGTTTTATTTAAAATAAACCAAACTAGAATTATAAATACTACAGCAATTGGAACTAGAATTGATATTCCTGGGAAACTTCCAATTTGAAATAATTTTGTTTGTCCAAGATCTATAAAGTCTTGACGAATACCACCAATAGGTTGTGATTTGTTTGGAGGTAAATCAAAGTATAGAGATGTTACACCATATACTATAACTTGAGATGCCAATGTTGCAATAAATGGATGCATATCATATTTTGCAACTAAGAAACCATTAAGAACTCCAAATATAGCACATCCAACTATTGCTAATAGTATTGGAATAATAACTGCCAATTGCGGCATATTAGGGAAGAACCTATTTGCATAATCAGGGTTTTGCAACATTGAAGTTGATATTACAGCTGCAAGACCTACCATACGTCCTGCTGATAAATCTGTACCTGCAATTAATAATGTAAAACATATTCCTAAAGCAACAATCATTTTTGTTGATGACTGTGTTAAAATATCTAAGAATACAGCATATTGCATAAAACGTGGTTGAATTATCATAATTACAACTACTAGTAATAATAATGCTATAATAATCGCATTATCTGTAAAGAAATGTTTTACAGTCTTTGATGAAAAAATAACATCCATATCTGCATTCTTCTTATCAAAAAACTGTTTTGCGCCATAAATAAGTAATGCTATACCAACTCCACCTACATAAATTGGTAAATCATAAAATACACTTGGATCTAAAATAAAATTAAAAACAATTCCTAAAGCCACCAAAAAAGCACCAATACCTAAAAATATTTTTCCAAAGCCTTTTCGTGAAACTATCTTCTCTCCACTCATATTACATACCTCACTTTCTTTCTCTCCTACCAAAATCATTTGTTATAAAAATTCATTTACCCAATACCTAGCATCCGTACATTTTTACCTCTTTATAAGTAAGATAAAATAACGACTGCACACTCATGGACATTGTGCCCACTTGAGGACATAAGTTCAACTAAAATTCATCTATGGATTAACCCTACCTGAATCAAGTCTCACTCGACAAAGGAGATATTTCTTATTGCATAAATTTTGTAGCAAGATTCATAACTTTTACTGAATCTGCTTCACTTTGATCTAAAATTCCAGTAACCTTACCTTCACACATAACCATAACTCTATCTGACATACCAAGCAATTCCGGCATTTCAGAAGAAATCATAATAATTGACTTACCTTTCTTAACCAATTCATGCATGATCGTATAGATTTCATACTTAGCTCCAACATCAATACCTCTTGTAGGCTCATCCAATATAAGAATATCTGGATTTGTAAGAAGCCAACGTGCAATTAAAACTTTTTGTTGATTTCCCCCTGAGAGATTTTGAATCAATTGTTCCATACTTGGTGTTTTAGTTCTAAGTTCTTGATTTGACTGCTTTGCAGCTTTATATCTTCTTGCTTCTTGCAAGACTCCTGCTTTAGCATATTCTTTCTGACTTGCAATTACAGTATTATCTAGTACTGAAAGAATACCAAATATTCCAGTAGCACGTCTTTCTTCTGTTAACAGTGCAAAACCATACTCTTTTGCATCTTTAGGGATTTTTATTTTTATAATCTTCCCATCCTTTTCTACAGTACCAGAGGCTACTTCACGAAGTCCAAATAAAGCTTCGACTAATTCTGTACGTTGTGCCCCAACAAGACCACCTATTCCCAGTATTTCACCCTTATGCAAATCAAAGCTTACATTTTGGAATGATTTTTTAATTGGAGAACAAAGATTTTCTACCCTTAATACAACATCTTTACTTGGTGTATATTCTCTTGGTGGAAATCTATTAGTCATATCACGACCAACCATACGATTTATAATTAAGTCTGTTGTAAGGTCTTTAGCATCCCAAGTTCCTACATACTGACCATCTCTCATAATTGTTACTTCATCTGATATCTTAAGAATTTCCTCCATTTTATGGGATATGTATATAATTGCACAGCCCTTATTTTGAAGTTGTTTTATTATCTTAAATAAATGCTTAGTTTCATTTTCTGTTAATGATGAAGTCGGTTCATCCATAATAATAATTTTAGAATTATAGCTAACAGCCTTTGCTATTTCAACTAATTGAAGATTAGATGGTGAAAGTGTTCCCGCTAATGCTTCAGGATTTATATCTAACTCAATTTCTTCAAATAATTCCTTTGTTTTTTTAATCATAGTTTTCTTATCAACAGCAATTCCTTTCATTGGAAATCTGCCAAGCCAAATGTTTTCCATAACTGGACGGAAACGAATTGGGTGCAATTCTTGATGTATCATTGATACACCTAAATCCAATGCTTGTTTTGAAGTATTTATCTCCATTTTCTTTCCATCTAATATGATCTCTCCACCATCTTCATGATAAATACCAAATAGACATTTCATTAGGGTTGATTTTCCAGCACCATTTTCTCCCATTAATGCATGGACACTTCCCTTGCGAACCTTCAATGTTACACCATCTAATGCTTTTACTCCTGGAAATACCTTTGTTATGTTATTCATCTCCAGTACATATTCACCCATACAAGCATCCTCCTTTTTTAAATAATAATTCAGGGATGGGGATTTTTTATAATCTCGCATCCCTGACAATTTCTATGTCAGATATATCTTATTTTAAATAATCCTTGTAGTTATCTTGAGTAACTTTTACATAGTCAATCCATACATATTTTCCATCAGTTACATCAAATCCAATATTTTCCTTATTGATTTCTTTACCTTGAGCAGCTGCTATAGCTATATTAACTGTAGCTTTACCTTGGTTTTCTGCATCATTTAGAACTGTTCCAAGAAGTGATCCTTCTTTCATAGCTTGTAATGCTGGTGCTGTTGCATCAACTCCAACTACTGGAATATATTTAGATGCATCACCTTTGTTATATCCTTCAGCTTTTAATGCTTCTACTGCACCAAGAGCCATATCATCATTGTTACAAAGAACTGCTTCTATCTTATCAACACCTTGACCTGTCATAAATGCTTTCATAAGGTCAGTAGCTTTTGCCTTGTCCCACATTGCTGTATCAGCAGCAAGTTTTTGAGTTTTTAATCCTGCAGCTTCAATAGCTTTTATAGAATATTCTGTACGAAGAGTAGCGTCTTGATGTCCTGGTTCTCCTTGAAGCATTACGTATTGTACAACTCCATCATGATTTTTATCTGCTTCTGGATGTGCTTTGAAGTAATCAGCTATAATTTGACCTGATAAAGTTCCTGATTGTTCTGCATGTGCACCTACATACCAAACCTTATCATAACTATCCATATCTGCTTTTTCTGGTTCACGGTTTAAAAATACGATTGGAAGTTTCTTAGCTTTTGCTTTTTCAATGATAGGACCTGCTGCAGTTCTATCAACTGGGTTTATTGCTAAAGCGTTTACACCCTTTGTAATAAATGTATCAACTTGCTCATTTTGAGTAGGTTGTTTATTTTGTGAATCCACTAGTTCAATAGTTGATCCTTTTTCCTTAGCTTCACCTTCCATAGCAGTACGAACTCCTGTCATGAAAGTATCATCAAATTTATATATTG from the Clostridium beijerinckii genome contains:
- a CDS encoding response regulator, which codes for MNLYRIMIVDDEEEIRLGIIKKIDWEYNGFIVVGDAENGQDALEKAEKLQPDVIMTDIKMPFMDGLELGKKLVELMPSTKIIVFSGCDDFEYAHKAIKINVVEYVLKPINSAELIEVLVRLKEQLDREYNEKRNLETLYKHYIKSLPVIREQFLVGAIEGRINEEQWHEQMEELGIDFKYKYLTVGIIQADGTLSFEENLNSFSGQKESALTPISIKKIVDENMGKYCKFISFIYSGMVIVMGNFEKKEDILLFIKGINEVCKVYKRIMGLTISAGIGYVYSNPSQIRFSYRTAQNALDYRFILGAGKAIYIDDVEPDNSIQLQLDEKEERSMLNAIKISSEDEISEAIDSLFKKTEDLLLPFNQYRIYLMEIMTSLLKLVQTYAFDIEEIFGENFNAYSYLESFNSIHEVKKWIIEKAIRINSYIKRERINSSMMLIEKAKQYIKENYSDYDVSVEKLCSKLHVSPTYFSTMFKKETGTSFVNYLTATRLEEAVKLLNTTDDKTYMIAEKVGYPEANYFSYVFKKQFGVSPSKYRKN
- the mglC gene encoding galactose/methyl galactoside ABC transporter permease MglC, coding for MSGEKIVSRKGFGKIFLGIGAFLVALGIVFNFILDPSVFYDLPIYVGGVGIALLIYGAKQFFDKKNADMDVIFSSKTVKHFFTDNAIIIALLLLVVVIMIIQPRFMQYAVFLDILTQSSTKMIVALGICFTLLIAGTDLSAGRMVGLAAVISTSMLQNPDYANRFFPNMPQLAVIIPILLAIVGCAIFGVLNGFLVAKYDMHPFIATLASQVIVYGVTSLYFDLPPNKSQPIGGIRQDFIDLGQTKLFQIGSFPGISILVPIAVVFIILVWFILNKTVFGKNVYAIGGNREAAVVSGVNVFATIMGIFIFASLLYGVGGVLEAARTAGATNNYGNGYELDAIAACVVGGVSLNGGVGKVGGIVSGVLIFTVIQYGLQFIAVSPMWQQVIKGIIIAVAVAIDMAKYRRK
- a CDS encoding sugar ABC transporter ATP-binding protein, coding for MGEYVLEMNNITKVFPGVKALDGVTLKVRKGSVHALMGENGAGKSTLMKCLFGIYHEDGGEIILDGKKMEINTSKQALDLGVSMIHQELHPIRFRPVMENIWLGRFPMKGIAVDKKTMIKKTKELFEEIELDINPEALAGTLSPSNLQLVEIAKAVSYNSKIIIMDEPTSSLTENETKHLFKIIKQLQNKGCAIIYISHKMEEILKISDEVTIMRDGQYVGTWDAKDLTTDLIINRMVGRDMTNRFPPREYTPSKDVVLRVENLCSPIKKSFQNVSFDLHKGEILGIGGLVGAQRTELVEALFGLREVASGTVEKDGKIIKIKIPKDAKEYGFALLTEERRATGIFGILSVLDNTVIASQKEYAKAGVLQEARRYKAAKQSNQELRTKTPSMEQLIQNLSGGNQQKVLIARWLLTNPDILILDEPTRGIDVGAKYEIYTIMHELVKKGKSIIMISSEMPELLGMSDRVMVMCEGKVTGILDQSEADSVKVMNLATKFMQ
- a CDS encoding galactose ABC transporter substrate-binding protein — translated: MKRFKSLLTIVMSAAMVATMAGCGANKSASSGGDAQTSTKSSNTLIGSAIYKFDDTFMTGVRTAMEGEAKEKGSTIELVDSQNKQPTQNEQVDTFITKGVNALAINPVDRTAAGPIIEKAKAKKLPIVFLNREPEKADMDSYDKVWYVGAHAEQSGTLSGQIIADYFKAHPEADKNHDGVVQYVMLQGEPGHQDATLRTEYSIKAIEAAGLKTQKLAADTAMWDKAKATDLMKAFMTGQGVDKIEAVLCNNDDMALGAVEALKAEGYNKGDASKYIPVVGVDATAPALQAMKEGSLLGTVLNDAENQGKATVNIAIAAAQGKEINKENIGFDVTDGKYVWIDYVKVTQDNYKDYLK